AAATATACCATGCATTGGAATTGGGCAGTTGTGGATTGAAGCTCGGCATCCCTCTTGCTGTTCCCTTCTCATCTTCTACACAAACACAGCTCTACTCGACACACACCATCGTATTTCAATAATAACCTTGCAGCCGAACAAAATTCAAGACCTGAAACTCACCACGACCAAAATACTTCACAGAATAAAAAACACAGTCTTTGCTTCACTGGAAGCACACTAGCAAAACGACTCTAAATCAAAAACATTGAtagctaaagaaactcttcaCAAGCTTCTGCCCATGAGGGATGACCAGCAGACTCAACTTTGacaaagacaaaattaaaacaactcaAATCTAGAGAATTCCAGGACTTCCTCGGATAGTAACAGAAAACAAATCTGAAaccgttgaagaaaaaaaaaacactcaacTGTAGTAGCTCGAGTGATTGAAAAACCAACTTCGCTGCCTCAAGCACAGACTTGGGAACAATCCAGTGTGCCCACAAGCTAAACTCACGGAAATGGATAATTTGCAACCAGATAAACAGTGAAAAAAGTCAAAGCAGGACACTTTTGACAAGCAAAAGACTAATTTGACACCAACCTAGCAACCCCCTGATGGATGCccaaaccaataaaaaaagaaagtaccAAATCTAATCTGAAGAAGattaattgcaaaaaaaaataaaaataaagttttgtgCTTTCACTGATGCTACCAAATACTGGCAGAAAATGAAGGGAACCCACCTTGGAATTCTGATGATGtgggtgatgatgatgaatgatGATGGTATCTGTTCAACTTTTTTTTGgtgaataattattattgttggaTTAAAGTGAAAGGAAGAGGGCtatatgagagagagagagagagagagagatgaaagGATCGGtccaatttaatatttttcattttcccatttttataatgtttgagTGCTTTGACATGATTCATCGTTAATTGTATTTTACTGTTCCTATGTTGGcatcttcttctattttcattcGTTTTCCTTTGTTTTACTAATTGTTTATGTATATGGTTTTGTCACTGTATCAGAGATACACACTGACACGGTAATTACACAGTGTCTTACGTTATAGCTTCACAGCTATCTTTCACTTTTCATTGTCGCTGCCATGATCCTCTGCTACCAGTCACACCTGTTCTTGGTGCAACCTTTTTCATATACACTTTTAATTTCTGAATTTCTGAAACTACTTACTTATTCTAAACCCATTTTTTCATTGGTATTacatcatcaaataaaaaactgaaaatttgtaatttatgaGAAATTTTAAGGGTTTGTTTGTCTAAATTTGTAAACTGCAGCTTTTTCTTTGTTCATTGATTAGGTTTACACAatgtttttgaataaaattctaaaaagaaaaagaaataatcatcatttaatttgattaagaaaatatgtttgaatttaatatgttttcGTATACCTACCATTTAAGATATGTACGGGTTCaagagaattaaaatttgttaacatttaattatattttattgaaataatctAAATGTTTAGGTCATCAAAGTGACTAATTTACTAACAATGGTAATTATTTATGGGAAATTATGCAACCTCCTCTggatcaattatttaatttttttttttctaaattaggTTAAAAACCAGCCATTTGATctttctatttaatatttaatgcttatttatgaattaatatatatgtgtgaATGAACAATTTAACTTGTTTCTTATACAAAATAGCatttcgttttcattttcaacttttgtATCTTTAAAAAGTGACATTAAGTTTGTATTTTTGCAAAACTATTGAAGAAGTTGActtaaaaaaggtaaaatgaaACAGAGAAATAAAGCAAGACGAAGTGAAAGTTgctaaaattgtttaataaaatatttactaaagttataTGTTCAattatcctaaaaaaaattatttaatttagttgatgGGTATACTTTgcagtatttattattttagtttttcattaatttcaagACTCTGTAGAATTTATTGAGCTATCAATTACTGTTCTTtcatatttattagaaaataaatatacttgTATCTATGTTCGTATAtcttattttactattttaaatattaattaaataatatttttacaaaaaataaaattcacatcaaataaattataatattatcaagTATTTggtataaaaagtaaatatgtttcttttatcctgtgtcaaatattaaaaaaaattataatggtataaatataaaataataattgacaaataatttataaataaaaataataaaatgtgtaaaataagatacgaaaataaatatcaaataaaaattaataacaatttattaaattatgtaagAAAGTATACATATTTTAGTAATCTATAACTATGTATTTATTtctatgtttatatataaatttatatatctatatacaaagaggatttttatttttggtatctatatttgttttccatttttattcattaaatgattttttttaaactaacataattattttatcaattttattcttacattcttttaaatttatacgtttttctcaatttgaattttttaaaatttaatcatttaatgtTATAGATGATATATtgataacattaatatatattctcATCACTTTCTTACTCTAATTTTACTAATAGGCTTGCTTTATCATTCCTatctatctttattttaaaatattttgaatcaatattatattaaagtaaaaataccacatgttttaaagacattaccaaaaataaaagtcaaatgtTATAGATGATATATTGATTACAGGACACGAATACTATAAAATTAGCATTTATgtaacattaataatattttgtgataataatataaaaaatagaaaaaaatactttaaataaaaataacaaaaatgaaaaaggaaaaagaatatacatatataaatataacctcattttactaaaataattaattaattttttttacaatttgagtactatatattaatagaatctttacaaaaaaaaaatataatttgcgTCTTATGCTTCATTAggattgaatttaatttttttaatatttaatttcgcGAAAATGGTTTTAGGTCATTTTTCTGCATAAtcagagataaaaaaattatttattttcccattctctttaaatcaattaaaattgcaaaagtGGTAATTACAActtattaataaattgaaaatataaaaatttaaactaattatgataaaatataatttatattatatttaatttagtaataaaaaacttaactaTACAAATCGTTTAAgtttcttttatcaaatatttttcacatgagatttttattttagtttaatttataacaaataactgattaattaatgaaaacaaCAGTTATTGTGACGTGGAATAGAAGGAAAGAGGATTAGAATATTCTTAATAAAAGCGATGACACTGTTAATGTTTTGAGGTGGAAATGATTGAAGTGAACATTATTAACCCAAAAACAGACACAATACTTGTCTTTTGTTTCATACCAGTTTTCCTTCGAATTCGATGCCTCCAAAgtctataaaaatattcatgCAATCATTATCACTTCACCATTCAATTCCTCAATCACTTCTTCATCAATTGAAACTAACaaataataacacaaaaataaaaatggcgTCTGAGATGGGCATGTCCATGCAAGCAGGAAGCTCCAGTTACTTGGAGATGCATCCTGAACGCAAAATCtctgaatttttttcaaaagttaaaaaacatGTACTCCCGTATGGCAAAGCTGAGCAATGTGTTATATTAGTTTTGTAACACTTTTTTATCCTTGAGAAGCTACTCAGCTACATATACAAGGTGAATTAAATGAACAACAAACATATAATCACAAAATCACGAAAAGGTTTTTCAACCGCAACTAACAGTCACAGAGGCATAAGGGCAGGGACTTGGTGGAATTGTGACTGGAGCTATTCCTTCCAGCATCAGCATCACCTTCTTCATTGTTGGCCTGAGAGAGGGATCCTCTTGAAGGCACCAAATAGCTACCATCACAAAcctttccaatttatttatgtCATTCATAGCCTCATCGTCATTTGCAACCAGAATGTCTATTCTTCCATCCCTATAGCAGTCATAAGCCCAGTCAGTTAAAATGCCCTTCTCATCCATCTCAAACTTATCATCTACATTTCTCCTGCAACAAATGATCTCCAAAAGCAGCACACCAAAACTGTAGACATCAACCTTGTTTGTGATCGGCGCACTCCTGAACCAGTCTGGTGCAACATACCCTTTTGTTCCTCGAATGCCAGTTTCTGTACGGCTCTGATTAATCATTAGTAGCTTTGACAATCCAAAATCTGATATTCTTGCGTTGTAATGCTCATCAAGAAGTATATTTTGAGGCTTTATGTCACAATGGATGATCTGGGTGAAGCATTCCTCGTGCAAGTAAACCAGCCCTCTTGATATCCCAAAGGCAATCTGGACTCTTTGGTTCCAGCTAGGTTTGAAATCTTCGAAAAGGAAATTTGCCAAAGTGCCATTGCTCATGAACTCATACACCAGAATCCGGTGTTCCAGCTCATCACAATATCCAATCAGACGAACCAAGTTTTTGTGATGAGTTTGGCCAATTACATTCACCTCTGTTTTGAATTCCTTATCGCTGTCTTTGAGCAACTTGTCCAGTTTTTTGACAGCAATAGTGGCCAAAtctgtttttcctttaaagACAATGCCACAAGATCCCCTTCCCAATTCTTCTCTGAAGTTATCTGTTGCTTGCACAAGCTCTCTAAAGCTGAAACTGCGCAAATTGCTCTCTGCAACAGTATTATTTGTAGAACTTCTCTTCTTGTAGTATAAGGGGAAACCAATACATACTGCACTGATCACTATGAGATTCAAAAAGACAGAACCCCCAAGAAGGACCGATATCATTGTTACCAAATTGTTTTGatccttttcattttccttctcttttatgaatgaatttgaagGACTATCTGACAAGGCATCATTCTTCCTCAACTTAATGAAAGCAGATGCCTCAACTTTTCCACCCCGTCTTCCATTTGAGAGAGGCAGTTTCTTCTTCCAGCAGCTATCATCTCTAAAAATAGAAACAGCACATAAGCAATCTCGCAAGCAAGAATTCTTACAGTCCTCTGAGTTGTAAGGTTCATACAACTCAAAATCTGATAGAGGCCAATCAGTATTTGCCATTTCCTCCATGAAGTACATATCTTCTTGCAAGCTTTGTCCACTTCCTCCACAACCGAGTTCCAAATTTGGTCTGCAGCTGCCGTACTCATCACTTGAATCAATAAGAGAATAACCCTCTGGGCATGTACACTTAGGTCTTTGATCAGCTTCCAGAGTGCAGATACTATTGAATCCACAGACCCCACTACCAGCCGTGCTTGATTCCAAATTCATGCAAATGTCATCTGGCAATGTCTTTATAACTGTCCAGCTTGGATTTGAAGCTCCACTTTTCGGGTAACGGGATATGGTGAAAGTTCCATCAAAATTTATGGTTGCTCTATAGTAATAGGAATCGGTTGAGAGCATATCATTTGGATTGGTAATATAAACCCTCTCATAGCTCCTCTTCAGTACATAAAATCCTGAATCATCAAACATCACTCGGAAACCGGAGTTTGTTCTATTGTTGGAATCATAAGTGTTACTGATGTAGTGAGCCTCATAAGTACGGTTGGTAGGCAAATTTATAGGATTAAGCACAGCATTACCATCCGGAAGCAAGCGAAATTGGAACCTTCCTCGTGTGTAGTTGGTCTCTTTCTGGCGCGATGAAAGCGTGCCTTTAACCTCCATGGTTTGAGTTGGCACCAAGGTATCGGTTGGATTGCTGAAGCTGTCCCACAAAATCTGTGAATTCTCACCAAGAAGCTGGAAGTTGCCTGTGTCATTCATTAGTCCATGGGAAATTGTACCTGATATGAGCTGAGATGTCCATAGCTGAACACCCTGAGGGTTTTTCAGCACAAGCCCTCTGCTTTTACTGAGCTCTAGTGTGGAGCCTTTAGGAGCAGGGTTGTCTCCATTTGCATACCAAATGAAAGAGGCACGAGGTATGTTTTGATATCTTATGGCAACCAAGAAAAGGGAATAACTCTCAGGCTGATGAAATCCAAATGCAAACTCTCCTGATGGAGAGAGCCATTGAGCACCCTCATTACCTGCAATAAGGGTATCACCGATGCTAACATTATTAGTCTTAGCAGCAGATACGAGTGAGAGTTGCAACAAAGGAAGAAGGATAACACTAATCACACAAATAAGAACTTTGGTAGCACTCATCTTTGCTTGAGGGTGGAAGCAAAGCAAAGATGCATTGGAACTGGAATTTGAAGAAAtcatgctttatttttttttaaacgcaCTTCTGACTATTCAGCAGAACAATAACATTTGATCAAGTCTTCCAGGTAATTCCAAAACTGAGAGAGGAAAGTGCTATATTAAGTCTTGCTTCAATTTGCACGACACGTTAAACTGACTTTGAATTTGAAATCAAAGTGATGTCGAACTGCTTCTTTACATGAACACGTGTTTATACAGCATTGGCTTCTTTAATAACAAGAACTATTTGAAACAATATAACTTTTCTTTATAGTATGGGCAACCAGGAGTATTAcaggtgtcaatttaacccatgacTCCAGGGTTAGCCCCAACTCACTATTGAAAAAGTCCTATTTTAAGAAGCTCCTTAAGTAACCCCCAAAActccctctcaagtgggttagggtcagggctAAAGTGGATTTAGCctcactccaaaactttaattaaattttagtctcactccaaaacttcaaattaaattttagaaataatataatttatatatacataattttttgtaattttactctctctctaaattatacaatttttattttaattgttttacgtataatttttttttacttctcatgAATTTAAACAAGAAAGACTCAATNNNNNNNNNNNNNNNNNNNNNNNNNNNNNNNNNNNNNNNNNNNNNNNNNNNNNNNNNNNNNNNNNNNNNNNNNNNNNNNNNNNNNNNNNNNNNNNNNNNNNNNNNNNNNNNNNNNNNNNNNNNNNNNNNNNNNNNNNNNNNNNNNNNNNNNNNNNNNNNNNNNNNNNNNNNNNNNNNNNNNNNNNNNNNNNNNNNNNNNNNNNNNNNNNNNNNNNNNNNNNNNNNNNNNNNNNNNNNNNNNNNNNNNNNNNNNNNNNNNNNNNNNNNNNNNNNNNNNNNNNNNNNNNNNNNNNNNNNNNNNNNNNNNNNNNNNNNNNNNNNNNNNNNNNNNNNNNNNNNNNNNNNNNNNNNNNNNNNNNNNNNNNNNNNNNNNNNNNNNNNNNNNNNNNNNNNNNNNNNNNNNNNNNNNNNNNNNNNNNNNNNNNNNNNNNNNNNNNNNNNNNNNNNNNNNNNNNNNNNNNNNNNNNNNNNNNNNNNNNNNNNNNNNNNNNNNNNNNNNNNNNNNNNNNNNNNNNNNNNNN
This genomic interval from Vigna radiata var. radiata cultivar VC1973A chromosome 8, Vradiata_ver6, whole genome shotgun sequence contains the following:
- the LOC106771503 gene encoding G-type lectin S-receptor-like serine/threonine-protein kinase LECRK3 → MISSNSSSNASLLCFHPQAKMSATKVLICVISVILLPLLQLSLVSAAKTNNVSIGDTLIAGNEGAQWLSPSGEFAFGFHQPESYSLFLVAIRYQNIPRASFIWYANGDNPAPKGSTLELSKSRGLVLKNPQGVQLWTSQLISGTISHGLMNDTGNFQLLGENSQILWDSFSNPTDTLVPTQTMEVKGTLSSRQKETNYTRGRFQFRLLPDGNAVLNPINLPTNRTYEAHYISNTYDSNNRTNSGFRVMFDDSGFYVLKRSYERVYITNPNDMLSTDSYYYRATINFDGTFTISRYPKSGASNPSWTVIKTLPDDICMNLESSTAGSGVCGFNSICTLEADQRPKCTCPEGYSLIDSSDEYGSCRPNLELGCGGSGQSLQEDMYFMEEMANTDWPLSDFELYEPYNSEDCKNSCLRDCLCAVSIFRDDSCWKKKLPLSNGRRGGKVEASAFIKLRKNDALSDSPSNSFIKEKENEKDQNNLVTMISVLLGGSVFLNLIVISAVCIGFPLYYKKRSSTNNTVAESNLRSFSFRELVQATDNFREELGRGSCGIVFKGKTDLATIAVKKLDKLLKDSDKEFKTEVNVIGQTHHKNLVRLIGYCDELEHRILVYEFMSNGTLANFLFEDFKPSWNQRVQIAFGISRGLVYLHEECFTQIIHCDIKPQNILLDEHYNARISDFGLSKLLMINQSRTETGIRGTKGYVAPDWFRSAPITNKVDVYSFGVLLLEIICCRRNVDDKFEMDEKGILTDWAYDCYRDGRIDILVANDDEAMNDINKLERFVMVAIWCLQEDPSLRPTMKKVMLMLEGIAPVTIPPSPCPYASVTVSCG